One part of the Humulus lupulus chromosome 9, drHumLupu1.1, whole genome shotgun sequence genome encodes these proteins:
- the LOC133802110 gene encoding homeobox-leucine zipper protein ATHB-52-like, whose protein sequence is MDQIQNQKGSSKVVVQNMNKRRLNEDQVRVLERDFNYDKKLESEHKHQLAEQLGIPARQVAVWYQNKRARWRTQSLEVDCTTLQHRLDTALAEKRRLEREVRVLRGELDMARQALQLTNNNTNTIYYDNNIHNNNVVSSYCTTTTTTTDQEQERDGRSCSSFSDNPQYDKNVINNYDHHHLDHDDDQVLQIDHDFFSNLIDC, encoded by the coding sequence atggaCCAAATACAAAACCAAAAAGGTTCATCAAAAGTAGTAGTGCAGAACATGAACAAGAGGAGGTTAAACGAAGACCAAGTGAGGGTTTTAGAGAGAGACTTCAACTACGACAAGAAGCTAGAGTCGGAGCACAAGCACCAGCTTGCGGAGCAGCTCGGCATCCCGGCTCGGCAGGTGGCCGTGTGGTACCAGAACAAGCGCGCAAGGTGGCGGACGCAGAGCCTTGAGGTGGACTGCACCACTCTCCAGCATAGGCTGGACACTGCTTTGGCCGAGAAGAGACGGCTCGAGAGAGAGGTTCGAGTGCTTCGTGGTGAGCTCGACATGGCTCGCCAAGCTCTGCAATTAACCAATAACAATACCAATACtatttattatgataataatattcataataataatgtTGTTTCTTCTTACTGtactactacaacaactactactgATCAAGAACAAGAGCGAGATGGAAGAAGCTGCTCAAGCTTTTCTGATAACCCTCAATATGATAAGAATGTCATCAATAATTATGATCATCATCATCTTGATCATGATGATGATCAGGTTCTTCAGATAGATCATGACTTCTTTTCTAACTTGATTGATTGTTAG